In Conger conger chromosome 9, fConCon1.1, whole genome shotgun sequence, the genomic stretch GGAGTGTTGGAATGCAGTGTTCAGCATCCCTACGCTTGGTGGGGAGCAGGATGCATTCAGGGACCCGTGTTGCTGATTTTAGCCAAATACAATGGGTGAGGCTTTTTGGCTTTTGTGCATCTGCCCCACCGATGCATCCGAGCTGACCGCTCAGGATCAGGTTCGCTGTGATGTCGCCACACaggcattgtgatgtcactagtTTTTCCTTCCGTTTGTATGTGAGCACTCAAAAGTGTGCTACATAGTGGGGTGAGAATGCACTACTCTGCCACTGTGTGCACAGTGCCTAACCACTGAACCCCAGCATATATGACATGGTACATGCACATCACTTGTGGTTCTGGAGTAGATTTGTGGTTCAAAGACCTTGCTGAATGACCCTGTGACAATCGTGGGGCCACTCCAGCGTCGTTTCCTGACCGGACCGCGACGAGGATGACCTGCAGCCGTGCTCTGAGCGAATGCACAGCCAGACACAGGCACGGCCAGCCTACATTACCCTGCCACCGCTCATCCCAAGGGCAGGAACCATCACCCAAAAATAACTCCCTGCAACGGCGAGGTCTGAGGAgcgtgagtgtgttgtgtgtgtgtgtgtgtggggggggggggtccagttACTGAAGCCAGATCAATACTGATATGAGCAGGCCAGCATGTCAACCCTCTCAGACCTGGAGTGGTCCCCACCCGCTACCCGGCAGGGAAATACAAATAACAGGCTGCAGTGACAGTAGATAACATTGCAATGGTGTGgtagggtggggtttggggggttggCGCCTGGAGATGTATTGCAAATGTCTGATTTGGTCTTTTTACATCTTTGGCTAGAATGTCTCAGCAGATTCAGATGGATGTGTACAGTAGCTAGGAAAGGTATTCCTGTATTCCTAGCCTTGCGTTGTCATCATTGTCACAATGACACAAAAGGAGTTGCAGGGCAGCCAATAGGAATGTGGGACAGGCCTCAACTTCCCGTTTTAGAAAAGGCCAAAACATAAATCCACCTGCCTTGTACACCCCTGCTGCAAAAGTTCTGGACTGTCATCTCAATGCACTTGGCAAGTGCAGTGTAGCTAATCCAAAATGAAATGTTCCCTCAATGTCTTCTCAAGATTGTCATTGTCCCATACCCCAGAGTCTGTTATTATCCTGAACTGTCAATCAATGACAGTGACAGATCTGGGCAAAGTAAAGGAAATATGTGCCAGCCTCACAGataacaaagaaagaaacaaagaatCGTTTACACCTATGCAACATCATTTCAGCAAATCCATTTCAATGGGCCCGACAATGATAGTATGAACATATTATTTGTTAGCAAACTGGTTATACTGGTTTCAGAAAGGCTGAAtcgttgttgtttttctgtttcttttatttatttattgaacagtGCAATTTATGCCTGTAGCTAAAAGCATGATTAGTCCGCTATGTAGTCTGCTATCTAAGTCAGTGTATATGAAGCCATCAGTGTCTCCAGGTCTGCTTTTACGAGGCTATTAACTCCGCAAGTGCCCTTTGTGGTACCCGTATACAGTAGGTCATGTCTGAATTTGCACATGCAGCTGTTGAGTACTGATGAAAAATTTTAGGCCATAGTGATTACTTTTTATCTCTGATGCCAGCAGCTTGTATTTGGAGAGTAGACGAGGTGAAGTCACACATTGCATTGTAATGTAAACCTTAATGTACCTCCATGTGAAATTGCTCTGGGCCCGAGGGATCACTCTGTGAGTGGAGGGAGGCTGACTCAGGAGGCTTTACGAGCTGGAAAATGTGCTGAGCTGCCATATGCTGTCAGTCACTGACTCGTGCGAGTCAAACAAAAGGTTTCCCTTTCTTTAGAACAACTCTACAATTGGTCTAAGCGTAGATGGTTACGTTTTAGTTCTTGCCCAGTCTGAGGCTCCTGGAGCTTTGTCATCCTATCACAACCAGCAGCTCAGGAGCTTTTAATCCAGCCCCCATGCATCCACCAATCAAGGCATGTCTCATCACTACTGACACTAGGCGGTGCCATTGTACTTCATGTCATCCAGTTTCAGGGaatgttgacatttttctcaAGGTAAAGTACCACTAAGATATAGGAGTTTTATTAAATTTCTGTAACATTGCATGTTGCAAGAGCTATGGATGGAATAGTTACTTTTGAATGTGATCCAGAACAGAGTAGCACACTTCTATTTCAAGGGTTTGCCTTATCTGAGAGTGAAACAGTCTGGGGAGTTATTTGTTTTATCTGAGCCACCATTATCACCCTTTGAAATGGCTATTAACAGTGAAATTGAAAAGGGTATTTCTTCTTCTGGCAAAGAATTAATATGACAAATAATActgattaataaatacattactcCAGTGTACGTACAGTATATGAATGATGATACTTCTGGTTGCTGTTGACTTCTGTGCAGGTTTCTGTAGGCCCTCTGATAATACTTAATTAGTTTCTTGTCTTTGTGCACATCCATTTCCATTCATACTAGTGAAATGAAACCAACTGCACTTTGACACCATAGGCTGCTATCATTAAAGTGCCTTAAAATAGCCCTTTGTGATTTAAGACTGATGTCACTTCTGAACCAGATGCACTTTGCAGGAATGAGTGAGTAGCTGACCAACAGAACAAAAGCAACACTAAAAAGGCCGGTCAATGTCATTTTATATGAGCTCACTGGTGATTTGGTGGCTCATTGGTGGAAAACGTTGGTCTATGAAATACTGTTTGTGCGACAACAGCCTATGTGCAGATAAAACAGcctaaaaaataactaaattatGAATCTGTGTTTGATCTGTTGGTGGGAGGGGTAAAAGCGACCATCTATTGATTGGACAGAAGTGAGTGTCAGTCAGTTGTGATGCGAGTTGTGTGGTGTCTGTCCCCCTCAGCACGTGTGGAGCGAGAGTGAAGACTGCCTGCCATTCCTGCAGCTGGCCCAAGACTACATCTCCTCCTGTGGGAAGAAAACTCTACTGGAGATTCTGGACAAGGTCTTCCGATCCTTCCGGCCTGTGAGTGCAACAGTGTTGCATGGCTCAGAGCAACACAAAGAATCTGCACAAGACCACCTGTTTTTCTCTTacatgactgcagtgtgttcacagcggattccctttctctctgactAACTGCACTGGACTAACAGGCTTAAATGAAGACTGGGACATCTGATACAGTTGTGACTGTAACTCCAGGTCTAATTCTGTTCAAGATTTAGACCTAGAGTTACAGTCACTAATCAAACGGACAAGCTGGCCTGAGTAGTATGAGATCTGACCtctgatggtgatggtggtgatgaaggTTGAGTGACAATGACAGGTGATTGCCGTAACTGCTGTCCCTCCTCCGCAGCTCCTGGGTCTTCCTGACATCGATGACGAGACCTTTGAGGAGTACCACGCAGACGTGGAGGAGGAGCCTGAGGCCGACCACCAGCAGATGGGCGTCAGCCAACAGTAACGCCTTCCAGCAGGGCcaagggaggcagagagaaccTCCACTGCCCTCCTAtactcctctacacacacacacacgcgcatacacatacacacacacacacacgtacacacacacgcacacaggacaGCCAGCTGAACTGCACCACATTACCCTTTAACTGCTCAACAGCTAAGCTTTCCAAAGTAGTACCCTCTCAATAGGCTTCTTAATACCACTGCCCATCTTCCCAACAAACAAAGAATATTGTCAGAGGAACAGTCCATGCAATTAAGCCCCACCtccacacatatacagtatccACACACATCTCCCGCTGTAGACCAGTTTCTTATTTTATctgatattgttttgttttgggctttttttccccaaaaaggtTGAATGTATTGAAGTGACTGTGACCACTGCTCAGCACTGATTGGTTGGATTGCTGTTTTTCTTGTGTTCAGGAGAGGGCAGTGAACCAGCGGCGATGGGAGAGAACCGTAGCAATGATAGGACTGGCCAAAGTGTGTCACAGGCAGCAAAGTCCCAACATGTCGTAATGCAATGTTATCCCATCCGAGGCTGCGCATTGAGGATCTGTCATGTCATGGAGATTTATTTCTGTCCATTAAAAATAGCTTTTTCACGTCTTAGGGATGAAACTAATGCATATGCGTATGTGCTTGTGGGCTTGAAGACACATGCATGGCAATAAATCTCTTTGATCTTTGAAGTGAATTGAAACAACACGCTTAATTTAATCTCACAAGGAAGGAATTTCATCAGGTTCAAGTTTTTAGTTCCTTGAAATACTTTCATTTATGATAATTGGAAGTGtattgattagatttttttttaatgagaagCTTTTTTCAAGGAATTTCTTCAATCTCCAAGATTCAGAGAACTTAAAAGTTAATGGCGCGCAATTATCATTAATTACAGGGACAGTATATAATAGCGTATGATTATAACACCTCTGCCTCCGCTACACCTAGCTTCACAGCCCCCGCTACACCTCCCGTGATGCTTCAGAAATAATAAGAGCATTGATACCACAGCTTTAATCAATAAAGGATATCAGAGCATTTCATGGAGAGGGGGTAATTTGTCTCATTCACCATCATGATGAGGTACCCTCGTGGGTGAggtgtggcagccattttgttccagAAGTCTCGGCACCTCACATGCTGTGAAGAAGAAGTGTTTAATTAGACACTTGGAACACTTTGATTAGGAGGGGTGGTGAGGAGAGGCCAAAATGAGAAAGGCAGAacattttgggggggtgggaatCAGACAGTTGGTTAAGGAGCTGTGCTTTTAGCTCAAGTGTTGCTGGTATGCTGTTGTACCATTGGGCAAAAAAAATGACTAATTGCTTCTGTATGCATTTAGCACTAGGTTGCCCTGATTAAGGCCAACTGCTGTGCAAATAGAttgcaaaatgtcattttggctGACAATGTTACACACCCATTCTGTTTACAAAAAACCGTCAAGGGGACTTTTCcaacctcccctcccctgtaTTCCCCTTTTCTCGAATTTGGAAGTGGCAAGTGTACAATACAGTCTTGTACAGGGAGAACTACAGCTGAGGCGTCTGCATTCCGATAATACTATGCTTTCCACACAACAATCCAGAGGATGAGTGTATGACAGGACAGAGCTAGCACCAATGAACAAGAGGAAAACCTTTTAGGCTCCTGTATATTAGCTATGCAGCAGTAATCTGGGGAACACCGGCCCATTTAAGCCCTGTGTATGCTGACGGGATGAAGCCGACTGTGTCCTGCTGCTTTGGACTCTCAGCTCATGATGTAGCCCAGACTGTCTCAGCCTAACGTACTTAACTGTGCATTACTCCATTAGGTCTGTTCACACTCAGGTGCTGTGAAAAGGCCTGGAATGCAGACTTTCTTACTGAAGGACAGAGATTACAGTGGGGGGAGAGATGTTGTTGGTGCCACTCGACTCCTCAGTCAGGGTCTTTATCCTCTTTGTGCACCTGGAGAAGCACTGGAGTGGTAAAACAAAGGGGGACGGATGCTCTTGATACGGTAAAAAGAGTGTGATTGTATGAGTTTATGAACTAGAGAGGGCTGCgttatttcattgaattaatGTGTGTGCTTTCATAAGTTTTCAAGGAAATCCCCAGATACATCATTTCATGGAAACTTTCACATCCACAGACCCACAGTCTTGGTGGTTTTCCCATGTTTTTTCCCAACACTACAACAGTAGGATGGAGTAATGATGTTGGTTTAAATCTGGTTTTTAATGCTGTTTGTTCACCATTTGTCCCAATTGGCTCAGGGATGAATGACAGTTGTTCAGAATTCTTTGTGGAGAATCTGAACAAAATgatgtcattattattaatatctcATGTTCAGTTCTAAGACTTAATTAATTTGAGCAAGGTGCTGTCAACAGAGGTGcattgctgtgtgagtgtggatagATGACCCATGGCTTTAGATCAGGGAAATACCTACTATAGGTTTTGTTCCCCATGAGTCACATataacatattcaaaaggttaaAAGCAGGTTGGCTTGTAGAGAACATTACAGTGAATGCTATATCCATACTGTAGAAAGAAATAAACCTCACAGCAACTACTGCAGGAGACTTCTGGTAGTAGCACTGATTTGTTCCATGAAGCTCCTTATTTTAATTACCATAATGTATTGGCAGACACCTTTATCAAGGATGACTTGCATAGcttattttacacatttaatcATGTGATCCATACAGGCAATTCTGTACTTTACTCAAATGGAAATGGTACCACCGTCACCTGGGATTTGCTATCTGAGACGCTATCTCACTTCTAGCCAGGGCAAGGTCAGCCTTTAACACTGTTGGGAAAAGGCTGTTTTCACAATTTACAGTGACAGACTCCTTCATCCTAGcttttctgttctgtctgtACTGTAATTGGTGTATTAGAGCCCAGCTATAGCACAATACACGGTTTATTTGCTTTAATTTAATGTGGAGTGAGGGAGGCAGGAGTTGTTGGGTATAATATTTTGTTGGTGTGTAGAAGTTTATGTACCCGTTATTTTCTCCTGTTTCCTCTGTCTTGTTTACAACTACAGGCAGAGCTTTATGCTTGCCATGGTCAGCAACCATAAAGCAACCATAAACCTGTAATCATCAAAAATCAGCAACCATAAACTAGTAACCATCAAAAATAGGCAACCATAAGCCAGTAACCATTAAAAATCAACCACTCAACTGAATATCCTGCTTCTTTGATGCTCTTCTGACAATAACCAACACCGCACAACTTGGCCTCCATACGAAACAGCAAGTACCCACAACATTTCTATAACATTGTAGCAACATTATTAATCATTGTAGCGCCACTGTGAGAGCTTTACATGTTAACTGGAGTCCAGCCTtaaacaaaccaacaaaaataaaaaaagcatcaCCCATAGCTTAACTGAGCCACACTGTACACAGGGGAGTATATTTCAAAGCAGGGCAACACTGTGGACCCAGATGCAACCCATGGCCCAATAAAGTACTGTAGACCATGACATAACTATTAACCATATGTCAGTTTACGCATTATAATTGTGCAATCTTGATATGATGGCATAGCATTGTGGTAATGGCACAGCAATCTTGTAAGAACACtctgtgttagctgggggagCACCTCACTGACAACTTCTGTGGATGTTGCTTGATCCTCCTGAACTTCCATGTTCTTAAAGTATCTCTTTAGCATTGGATTCCCTTTGATGCAGATTGGCTTCCTGTCAATGCCGGTGTACTGTAAACGTTAAAAAAAGGTTCATATCAATTGAAGTCTATTGTGAGATTTGTCAAAGCTGCTGTCTTTTGTTTATACTTCTTAATGTCTGAATTTCATCCAGTACAAAGCTGCTATCtttccatttttaatttattccatttttgttTCAGCGTAA encodes the following:
- the mturn gene encoding maturin isoform X1, coding for MEFKQLVDTAEKWCSGNPFDLIFAEEIDERRLDFYAEPGISFYVLCPDNMNGGTDNFHVWSESEDCLPFLQLAQDYISSCGKKTLLEILDKVFRSFRPLLGLPDIDDETFEEYHADVEEEPEADHQQMGVSQQRGQ
- the mturn gene encoding maturin isoform X2, which produces MEFKQLVDTAEKWCSGNPFDLIFAEEIDERRLDFYAEPGISFYVLCPDNMNGGTDNFHVWSESEDCLPFLQLAQDYISSCGKKTLLEILDKVFRSFRPLLGLPDIDDETFEEYHADVEEEPEADHQQMGVSQQ